The Marinilongibacter aquaticus genome has a window encoding:
- a CDS encoding glycosyltransferase family 4 protein: MRILIPILDFTKSGGFRVLSYLADGLIEKGHDVTFLCSGLAEPYYPTKAKVIYTPSKYGLKPESLFSKLCCLTMALISARKHEYDLVVANHSFTTIPIVLSSFRAMRFYYIQAYEPDYYRLKKGLFSWILCQASKVSYHLSFFQIVNAEIYVRYKSIRAIGVVPPGVNLEIFNSRGRKEYGEKKIIIGSILRGEESKGSKYIIEAFRELKNKRPEIGWKFAFVDERFLNKIYGAEIVNPHGDESLSEYYKGLDIYISAGVSQFGAIHYPVIENMACGTLVITTPYYPANGSNSIIIEPFSSSKIVEAIEGALKLGRDGVIPLRKMALKEAACFSQERQVDKFEEILLDRMF; encoded by the coding sequence ATGAGAATTCTTATTCCCATATTGGATTTTACGAAATCGGGAGGATTTAGGGTTTTGTCTTACTTAGCTGATGGTTTAATAGAGAAGGGGCATGATGTGACTTTTCTTTGTTCTGGGTTAGCGGAGCCATATTACCCAACTAAGGCAAAAGTTATTTATACCCCTTCAAAATATGGTCTAAAACCTGAAAGCTTGTTTTCTAAACTTTGTTGTCTAACAATGGCTTTGATCTCAGCGAGAAAGCATGAATATGATTTGGTTGTGGCAAACCATAGTTTCACCACTATACCTATAGTATTATCATCCTTTCGGGCAATGAGATTTTATTATATTCAGGCCTATGAGCCTGATTATTACCGCTTAAAGAAGGGGTTATTCTCCTGGATTTTGTGTCAAGCTTCCAAGGTTTCATATCACCTTTCTTTTTTCCAAATTGTTAATGCTGAAATCTATGTAAGATATAAATCGATAAGAGCTATTGGGGTGGTTCCCCCTGGTGTTAATTTGGAAATTTTTAATTCAAGGGGGCGGAAGGAATATGGAGAAAAAAAAATTATTATCGGATCAATTTTACGTGGAGAAGAGTCAAAAGGTTCGAAGTATATAATTGAGGCGTTTAGGGAGTTAAAAAACAAAAGGCCTGAAATTGGGTGGAAATTTGCATTTGTAGATGAGAGATTTCTTAATAAAATATATGGTGCGGAAATAGTGAATCCGCATGGGGATGAAAGTTTGTCAGAGTATTATAAAGGACTAGATATATATATATCCGCAGGGGTATCTCAATTTGGTGCAATCCATTATCCTGTTATCGAGAATATGGCATGCGGGACACTTGTTATAACCACGCCTTATTATCCGGCCAACGGGAGCAATTCAATAATCATTGAACCCTTCTCCTCGTCTAAAATTGTGGAGGCGATTGAAGGGGCCCTTAAACTAGGTCGGGATGGGGTGATTCCACTAAGAAAAATGGCATTAAAAGAGGCGGCGTGCTTTAGTCAAGAGCGTCAAGTCGACAAGTTTGAAGAGATTTTGTTAGATAGAATGTTTTAG
- a CDS encoding EpsG family protein: protein MGLTLLYDVLGLRGGRGVAYILLCFALILLAGLRYRVGGDTSNYMHTHEIFPKLTSILTYDYASQRSIEIGWVIFSSACKMLSDDFVVLQLIHALFVNVIIFKFIYRYTRHIFLAATLYFILLFPYLNFEILRQAVSITIFLGFGLKYLIEGKWFRYLLMSLLSLAFHYSALILFCFPFVMVLLKQRLIIIAMISSTVFASGIFLNNLLSNIVLFNPFEMAVLKKMQFYGEYNLSNLGLLLSFIQYIVVPIIIYAFLKRFNRLTDVNSLVIIYVFIAAVSSSFPILFRMIYFIFPLYIISLADSIFLLLIRIKSTFWFKMAFLNAILAVILLMHTYEWFKKIEGGYGARWYVRWYPYHSVFTREISPEREALLTF, encoded by the coding sequence TTGGGATTGACATTATTATATGATGTTCTGGGCCTTAGGGGCGGCAGAGGTGTGGCTTATATCCTATTGTGCTTTGCCTTGATACTTCTAGCAGGCTTAAGGTACCGGGTCGGGGGAGACACTTCAAATTATATGCATACTCATGAAATTTTCCCTAAACTTACTTCAATCCTTACATACGACTATGCAAGCCAAAGGTCGATTGAGATAGGATGGGTGATCTTTTCATCCGCATGCAAGATGCTTTCTGACGATTTTGTTGTTTTGCAGTTAATCCACGCACTCTTTGTTAATGTTATAATATTTAAATTCATTTATCGTTATACTAGGCACATTTTTCTAGCTGCAACGTTATATTTTATTTTATTATTTCCCTATCTAAATTTCGAAATTTTGCGACAAGCGGTTTCTATCACGATTTTTTTAGGTTTTGGTTTAAAATATTTAATCGAAGGGAAATGGTTTCGATACCTTTTAATGTCTTTGCTAAGCTTGGCTTTTCATTACTCTGCATTAATATTGTTTTGTTTTCCTTTTGTTATGGTTTTGTTGAAGCAAAGGTTAATTATAATTGCAATGATTTCAAGTACAGTATTTGCCTCTGGTATTTTTTTAAATAACCTTTTGTCAAACATCGTACTTTTTAACCCTTTTGAAATGGCGGTACTAAAAAAAATGCAATTTTATGGAGAATACAATTTGTCTAACTTAGGTCTTTTGCTATCCTTTATTCAATATATCGTGGTTCCGATAATTATTTACGCTTTCTTGAAAAGGTTTAATAGGCTAACAGATGTTAATTCTTTAGTGATCATTTATGTGTTTATAGCTGCGGTTTCGTCATCTTTCCCTATTTTATTTAGAATGATTTATTTTATATTTCCTTTATATATTATTTCGTTGGCGGATTCAATCTTCTTATTACTGATAAGGATTAAATCGACATTTTGGTTTAAAATGGCCTTTCTAAATGCAATTTTGGCAGTTATCTTGTTGATGCATACATATGAATGGTTTAAGAAGATTGAGGGAGGGTATGGAGCTAGATGGTATGTTAGGTGGTATCCATACCATTCTGTTTTTACACGAGAAATTAGCCCAGAAAGAGAGGCACTATTGACATTTTAA